The following coding sequences lie in one Gemmatimonadota bacterium genomic window:
- a CDS encoding alpha/beta hydrolase-fold protein — protein MKALCAAVAWVLVCGAPVLGQSASVEASAPVLLSIGESFTVESRALGETRRINVYAPPAWDEEPGAARPVLYMPDGGIAEDFLHIAGLLQVSVGNGTMRPFLLVGIENTQRRRDLTGPTDDPQDRTIAPTVGGSAAFRAFLREELLPLIDARYPTTGETAIMGESLAGLFVVETLALEPELFDTYIAFDPSVWWNREHLVEAAPKWIAGAGVAHAVYLACSSEPELARLTRALAELLRRDAPAGLKWHFRDMPEETHATIYHPAALHALRWLFKPEAAEGR, from the coding sequence GGGTCAATCCGCCTCCGTTGAGGCGTCGGCGCCCGTGCTCCTCTCCATCGGCGAGTCCTTCACCGTCGAATCACGCGCGTTGGGCGAGACCCGCAGGATCAACGTGTACGCGCCGCCCGCCTGGGACGAAGAGCCGGGCGCAGCGCGGCCGGTCCTCTACATGCCCGATGGCGGGATTGCGGAGGACTTCCTGCACATTGCCGGTCTCCTGCAGGTGTCGGTGGGCAACGGCACCATGCGACCCTTCTTGCTGGTGGGGATCGAGAACACGCAGCGCCGCCGTGACCTGACGGGCCCGACCGACGATCCTCAGGACCGCACGATCGCGCCCACGGTGGGGGGTTCGGCGGCCTTCCGAGCGTTCCTGCGCGAGGAACTGCTCCCCCTCATCGACGCGCGCTATCCCACCACGGGCGAGACCGCCATCATGGGGGAGTCGTTGGCGGGCCTGTTCGTGGTCGAGACCCTCGCGCTCGAGCCCGAGCTTTTCGACACCTACATCGCGTTCGACCCCAGCGTGTGGTGGAACCGAGAGCACCTGGTTGAGGCGGCTCCCAAGTGGATCGCAGGTGCGGGCGTCGCTCACGCCGTCTACCTCGCGTGCAGCTCGGAGCCCGAGCTGGCGCGACTGACGCGAGCGTTGGCTGAACTCCTGCGTCGCGACGCACCGGCAGGTCTGAAGTGGCATTTCAGGGACATGCCCGAGGAGACGCACGCCACGATCTACCATCCCGCCGCGCTGCACGCACTCCGGTGGTTGTTCAAGCCGGAGGCTGCCGAAGGCCGATGA
- a CDS encoding M23 family metallopeptidase: protein MSGRRLLALCLLSAACASGTTAPPEAANCAWRVCLERLRTPRAVQYRVVNREPVPATVRLSFSRLENLRPRSELPVEVVVPPHAEAAAVTMDEVMRDRSVSARPVLQVDLGSALTKPDAEYLYALPFGGQQPRRLAQSYGGRDSHFGSMHYALDFAMPVGTPILAARAGEVVHVQDGFREGGLDPELLDKANVVVVGHSDGTMATYGHLRAGIMVRVGQRVEVGQLLGCSGASGLAGQPHLHFHVGQTLVSDPGRTVRVAVSADGRTPLELALGVAYPPQHNPDGCDLMRNDSR, encoded by the coding sequence ATGAGCGGACGGCGACTCCTCGCACTGTGCCTGCTGTCTGCGGCCTGCGCGAGCGGCACCACTGCTCCTCCGGAAGCGGCCAACTGTGCCTGGCGTGTCTGCCTGGAGCGCCTGCGGACGCCTCGCGCAGTGCAGTACCGGGTCGTAAACCGCGAGCCCGTCCCCGCCACCGTGCGACTGTCCTTCAGTCGTCTCGAGAATCTGCGTCCGCGCTCGGAGTTGCCGGTGGAAGTCGTGGTTCCTCCCCACGCAGAGGCGGCCGCCGTCACGATGGACGAAGTCATGCGGGACCGGAGCGTGAGTGCGCGACCCGTCCTGCAGGTTGATCTGGGATCAGCGCTGACGAAGCCCGACGCGGAGTATCTGTACGCTCTGCCGTTCGGCGGGCAGCAGCCGCGACGGCTGGCGCAAAGCTACGGAGGACGGGACAGCCACTTCGGAAGCATGCACTACGCGTTGGACTTCGCCATGCCGGTGGGCACGCCCATCCTCGCTGCTCGGGCCGGGGAGGTCGTCCACGTGCAGGACGGCTTCAGGGAGGGCGGACTGGACCCCGAGCTGTTGGACAAGGCCAACGTGGTGGTGGTTGGTCATTCCGACGGCACCATGGCGACCTACGGCCACCTGAGGGCGGGCATCATGGTCCGGGTCGGCCAGCGGGTGGAGGTCGGCCAGCTGCTCGGGTGCAGCGGCGCCAGCGGCTTGGCCGGTCAACCTCACTTGCACTTCCATGTCGGGCAGACGTTGGTGAGCGACCCGGGGAGGACCGTGCGGGTCGCCGTCAGCGCGGACGGACGGACGCCGCTGGAACTGGCGTTGGGAGTGGCCTATCCGCCGCAGCACAACCCGGACGGATGCGACCTGATGAGGAACGATTCCCGATGA